A stretch of the Lineus longissimus chromosome 10, tnLinLong1.2, whole genome shotgun sequence genome encodes the following:
- the LOC135495050 gene encoding organic cation/carnitine transporter 2-like, giving the protein MTVNRVANKDQPDNAVEKDLENDEELGEEVEVDRGADTAEKVIESLGEFGLFQRLLLAACLLTELPAAGAMMLMAFAGAKSPWRCYGGNATGMIGNDTGMITTTVSPANVENVTNNTMNQCTPEGIVCPGREYTLDLSSVVTEWDLVCDQDWIPDAISSIQMAGVVVGAFSVGQLSDLFGRKRVLYIVYFGILSGTLTSAFSVTWHMFAALRFVVGLSLGGIMIVNISLPMEYLGKKYRVLCSGIPTWSVGSVIMALLAWQLKDWRHLSIATAVLGFPILFTYWFCPESIRWLIAHGRIEEAEKIIERIAKFNKREKPNITCLLQDMKDAEEEKLLKKKKRYSYRHLFTTQEIRKHTLMMGYIWIANGLVYYGLAFGVKNLAGDRYLNLFLIGMIECVAQPTAGFLNERIGRRKSSMGFYTLASTGSLIVLILTLAAPDQGIVITVFAMCAWLGISGGWTAVQTMTCELFPTVVRNIGYGFCSTLARLSSIAGPQVVYISKYFKVAPFIVCSSFTLLQVIVLIFLPETKGKPLNEFIRKPSFQHPDNKHAPKHGTDGNNHQQYTKV; this is encoded by the exons ATGACGGTGAACCGTGTCGCAAACAAGGATCAACCTGACAATGCGGTAGAAAAGGACTTGGAAAATGATGAGGAGCTCGGAGAAGAGGTGGAGGTAGACAGGGGGGCTGACACTGCTGAAAAAGTCATCGAAAGCCTTGGCGAGTTCGGTCTCTTCCAGAGGCTCCTGCTTGCGGCATGTCTGCTGACGGAGCTCCCCGCTGCTGGGGCCATGATGCTCATGGCTTTCGCGGGGGCCAAGAGTCCATGGAGGTGCTACGGCGGTAATGCCACCGGGATGATTGGTAATGATACTGGTATGATCACTACGACGGTTAGCCCAGCCAATGTGGAAAATGTGACTAACAACACCATGAACCAGTGTACGCCCGAGGGGATTGTCTGCCCGGGACGAGAGTATACCCTGGACCTTTCTTCCGTCGTGACCGAG TGGGACCTAGTATGCGACCAAGACTGGATTCCAGATGCCATCTCCAGCATCCAGATGGCCGGCGTTGTGGTGGGGGCATTCAGTGTCGGGCAGCTCTCAGATCTGTTTGGCAGAAAACGCGTCCTTTACATCGTCTACTTCGGCATTTTATCCGGGACCCTAACCAGCGCCTTCAGCGTCACTTGGCACATGTTCGCTGCTTTACGATTTGTTGTGGGCTTGTCACTAGGGGGCATCATGATCGTCAACATCAGCCTCCCAATGGAGTATCTCGGAAAGAAATATCGCGTGTTGTGCTCGGGAATCCCGACCTGGTCGGTTGGCAGCGTGATCATGGCGCTGCTGGCATGGCAACTGAAGGATTGGAGACATCTTTCCATAGCAACCGCAGTGCTTGGCTTCCCAATTCTCTTTACATATTG GTTTTGCCCCGAGAGCATTCGGTGGCTCATAGCGCACGGAAGAATCGAAGAGGCCGAGAAAATCATTGAGAGAATCGCCAAATTCAACAAGCGGGAAAAGCCCAACATCACCTGCCTTCTTCAG GATATGAAAGACGCCGAGGAGGAGAagctgctgaagaagaagaagaggtacAGCTACAGACACCTCTTCACAACTCAGGAGATCAGGAAACACACTCTTATGATGGGATATATCTG GATTGCCAATGGCCTGGTTTACTACGGCCTGGCATTTGGTGTAAAAAATCTGGCCGGAGATAGGTACCTGAATCTGTTCCTGATTGGGATGATCGAGTGTGTGGCGCAACCTACAGCTGGATTCCTTAATGAAAG AATTGGCCGTCGCAAATCCAGCATGGGCTTCTACACGTTGGCGAGCACTGGGAGCCTGATTGTCCTCATCCTCACCCTAGCTGCCCCAGATCAAGGCATCGTCATCACCGTCTTCGCCATGTGTGCCTGGCTCGGCATATCGGGCGGATGGACAGCCGTCCAGACGATGACTTGTGAGCTCTTCCCTACAGTTGTACG taaTATCGGTTATGGTTTCTGTTCAACCCTGGCGCGTTTATCAAGCATTGCAGGACCACAGGTGGTCTATATT AGCAAGTATTTCAAGGTGGCGCCGTTCATAGTCTGTTCAAGCTTCACATTGCTACAGGTCATCGTGTTGATATTCCTGCCAGAGACGAAGGGAAAGCCGCTGAATGAATTCATTCGTAAACCATCATTCCAACACCCAGACAATAAACACGCGCCAAAACACGGCACTGACGGCAACAACCACCAACAGTATACTAAAGTTTGA
- the LOC135494607 gene encoding organic cation transporter protein-like: protein MAEAAPKFEEVLDVIGHIGVMQWILIAFSIIQETSIALSIYFLIFAESNNPTWSCDPVNRTFGVEGLNRTDQCPTEGVYCTNITYDAGFTSIVTEWNLICERYYMGKMTVSLFFLGLTMGTLVSGQLADLFGRRMVILATWALVMVTQTCLGFMPTFESYLAVRMINGLSAGSLAVVSSILPMEYVGSKWRVAVSLRMGWRIGYFITIGLAYGIRKWQHLSFACGLFCVPFFPFAWFFMPESARWSIQRGRFDEAMYWIGMIAKANRKPSPDVSLLKRIAHVEGEVAAKAKKYTYVALFRTKKYAVRTLVIMFAWMSLSLAENGLLTMTSGLTGTVYTNMAVTGTFNFFSRLTAFFVLNLTWIGRKRGFAIYFSFAVVCNFAIMILDLTGYLKDNPMVTTWLVITAFGGMSGAWSSAFIFCSELYPTLIRSLATSNANFTNRLAGVLAPQIVLLGILYPPASFVIFGSFATISIVLVMIFIPETLNKPLPEEVPSGKRQQDAEEMKTVEATDLMEKTSEERGDSC from the exons ATGGCGGAAGCTGCCCCAAAGTTTGAAGAAGTCCTCGATGTCATTGGGCATATCGGGGTTATGCAATGGATCCTAATAGCATTTAGCATCATCCAAGAAACATCTATCGCGCTTTCGATTTACTTTCTCATCTTTGCGGAGAGTAACAACCCGACGTGGAGCTGTGATCCAGTCAATCGGACATTCGGAGTTGAGGGTCTGAACAGGACTGACCAGTGTCCTACGGAAGGGGTATACTGCACGAATATCACCTACGATGCGGGCTTTACCTCAATTGTTACAGAG tgGAACCTCATCTGTGAGCGCTACTACATGGGCAAAATGACTGTCAGCCTGTTCTTCCTGGGCTTGACTATGGGCACGCTGGTGTCAGGCCAGCTTGCAGACCTGTTCGGGCGCAGGATGGTCATCCTGGCTACGTGGGCGCTGGTTATGGTCACACAGACCTGCCTAGGGTTCATGCCAACCTTTGAGTCGTATCTAGCCGTACGGATGATCAATGGATTGAGCGCAG GTAGTTTGGCGGTCGTATCGTCCATCCTGCCCATGGAGTACGTGGGCTCCAAGTGGCGTGTGGCGGTCAGCCTGCGGATGGGATGGAGGATCGGGTATTTCATCACCATCGGCCTCGCCTACGGAATCAGGAAGTGGCAGCATCTATCCTTCGCCTGCGGGTTGTtctgtgtaccttttttcccgTTCGCTTGGTT TTTTATGCCGGAGAGCGCCCGCTGGTCCATCCAGCGAGGACGGTTTGACGAAGCGATGTATTGGATTGGAATGATAGCTAAAGCGAATAGGAAGCCTAGCCCTGATGTGTCTCTGCTGAAGAGGATAGCGCACGTGGAAGGGGAGGTAGCCGCCAAGGCGAAGAAATACACATATGTGGCACTGTTTCGGACCAAGAAGTATGCAGTGCGAACTCTCGTTATTATGTTCGCTTG GATGTCTCTCTCGTTGGCGGAGAATGGCTTGTTGACAATGACGAGTGGCCTAACAGGGACTGTATACACCAACATGGCGGTGACGGGCACATTCAACTTCTTCAGTCGTCTGACCGCCTTCTTCGTTCTGAACTTGACATG GATTGGTCGCAAACGGGGCTTCGCGATCTATTTCTCTTTCGCTGTCGTCTGCAACTTCGCCATCATGATCTTGGACCTGACAGGCTACCTCAAGGACAACCCTATGGTGACCACGTGGTTGGTGATCACAGCATTCGGAGGTATGTCAGGAGCCTGGAGCAGTGCTTTCATCTTCTGTTCGGAGTTGTATCCTACTCTAATCAG GAGCCTCGCAACAAGCAATGCAAATTTCACCAATCGACTTGCTGGAGTCCTCGCGCCTCAAATTGTGCTACTG GGTATTCTCTACCCACCAGCATCTTTCGTCATATTTGGATCATTCGCTACGATCAGCATCGTCCTCGTTATGATCTTCATACCGGAAACACTAAACAAACCACTTCCGGAGGAGGTACCGTCTGGGAAGAGACAACAGGACGCAGAAGAGATGAAGACAGTTGAGGCGACGGACCTGATGGAGAAAACCTCTGAAGAAAGGGGCGATAGCTGCTAA
- the LOC135494719 gene encoding uncharacterized protein LOC135494719, with product MLVFEMAHFLKALLVVTSAMVILNVLAYNEIQWDSSNIGAPVGSQVTVTCEVNALSSRDEVYISKYVDRYTLIPIAKRHDIINPAMEQLYEASKKSRYDSSSSPRIRFTIKKLTDETAGKYICNATGAYRPSARITIAIIYPHCPNPRTELVCRKNNYCLAASRVCDGQSDCPDGEDETNCFNGAVDPYKLCEFPNCACDRKKRGATCNLVSLGQANFPDDLFTLDLNQAPLQTIPVGAFENLSNLKGLSIMNTSISTIIAGNFRGLDSLARLIIESTPITTIRTGGLVGMPLLKYLKLAYTKLTTLNSGTFQGIENVRAIEIITSDLSSITRDTFDKLTLLTKIHISNCHLGVLPDKLFINNPILKMVELVKAGITAFGDNTFYGLKRVKSIDISDNNANIKQEFLNHLAKSAEKVIMRSMGRDTTFYIGTFQKFYKFEILDLSNSRMFTLPSPGTYLDCIDGSCYQKCGKFEYFNRPLRELKTMSDPVVYAFHYDLYKLEEDFFGPDASAVKSVTIHADTVYTHLDVGLKKPVRIITRNFWVKEGQIFPSYGSGFGCRFEYVKTLHGERNLVYIQIGLFQVFTQNVQFKKFCGHQEGLAQSLVRFTGLLPDYNTLQATVQCAQMIGDSVEEITKHSLPMLKSVIAFASSPGTATIPRFNVVLNEALMIQQIFDVKLRHEAKLIPYLSLSTYDTILTGLQTHANDYKKALDDIAANLERISGQKYKFTALNQAASNTLQIATREKQDNEQALEVSKRALERLRAKYQEMRTEMIEKQETFQRELRKWARRAAIKSALGIVTGIGGIFVGVRSNDKGAILENTGSLAGSLMDLYDLVNAVSEITEVCQDMLKIVEENGATINAKDVSQYLEDLEAAADLQGALPEWQNMVDIVEINVNSPELREISGHADFHEAILKVANVGRALTKELMRQSRLLIESYSKSLREQLAVEFNNLVASEVNGITSSYDDTYQLEWGLKGQAFQVRMLLIEHLFEYCSAKFYFQFTDCADDVQPFVDDSLGALIGKIAKAKVNQITNMVNIAGSSDFKETVVLKDETICRTITDCPIKTLQRGFYAVVRVAKTMANFADYQRVRVKDVTVLLKGATRNGRDISIHIGTVGAFTDYWDNQQYKFISVPFNRLFKYEPSSDGQSIAGVSITANDINQNLFISTSPFTDWVLQVDPRDNSGINLSGISEIVIEFKGVANQD from the exons atgttggtctttgagatGGCACATTTTTTGAAAGccctgctggttgtgacttctgCTATGGTCATTCTTAATG TGCTAGCGTATAATGAGATCCAGTGGGACAGCAGTAATATAGGGGCCCCAGTCGGCAGTCAAGTCACCGTGACGTGCGAAGTGAATGCTTTAAGTTCGAGA GACGAAGTTTACATCAGCAAGTACGTTGATCGTTACACGCTGATCCCTATTGCCAAACGACATGATATTATCAATCCGGCGATGGAGCAGTTGTATGAAGCAAGCAAGAAATCTCGATACGATTCCAGTTCCAGCCCACGGATAAGATTT ACTATCAAGAAACTGACTGATGAAACAGCCGGCAAGTACATATGCAACGCGACTGGTGCATATCGGCCGTCAGCCAGAATCACCATTGCCATAATAT ACCCGCATTGTCCGAACCCGAGGACAGAGTTGGTGTGTAGAAAGAATAACTATTGTTTGGCTGCCAGTCGGGTCTGTGATGGTCAAAGTGATTGCCCAGACGGCGAAGATGAAACCAACTGCTTCA ATGGCGCTGTGGACCCCTACAAGTTGTGTGAATTTCCAAACTGTGCTTGCGACAGAAAAAAACGGGGAGCAACTTGCAATCTCGTGAGCCTTGGCCAGGCTAATTTTCCTGACGACCTGTTCACGCT TGATTTGAACCAGGCTCCTTTGCAGACTATTCCTGTTGGGGCGTTCGAAAATCTTTCGAACTTGAAAGGACT CTCAATCATGAACACTTCCATTTCTACCATCATCGCCGGAAACTTCCGAGGACTTGATTCTTTGGCCAGATT aattatCGAGTCTACTCCAATTACAACCATCAGGACTGGCGGCCTCGTAGGAATGCCATTGCTGAAATATCT TAAACTCGCCTACACCAAACTGACCACCTTGAATTCAGGGACGTTCCAGGGAATCGAGAACGTTCGTGCCAT CGAGATAATCACTTCTGATTTATCCAGCATTACTAGAGATACATTCGACAAATTGACGCTCCTGACAAAAAT CCACATATCCAACTGCCATCTCGGAGTTCTCCCAGACAAGCTGTTCATCAACAATCCCATCCTCAAAATGGT GGAACTGGTCAAAGCTGGAATAACCGCATTTGGTGACAACACATTTTACGGCCTTAAGAGAGTGAAATCGAT TGACATCAGCGATAACAACGCAAACATCAAGCAAGAATTTTTAAACCATTTGGCAAAGTCAGCTGAAAAAGT AATCATGCGCTCAATGGGGAGGGACACCACGTTTTACATTGGCACCTTCCAAAAGTTCTACAAGTTTGAGATTCTGGACCT GTCAAACAGCCGTATGTTTACGCTCCCTTCCCCAGGCACCTACCTGGACTGCATCGACGGTTCCTGTTACCAAAAATGCGGCAAGTTTGAATACTTCAACCGGCCGCTGCGAGAACTGAAGACAATGTCGGACCCTGTAGTTTATGCTTTCCATTATGACTTGTACAAACTCGAAGAAGATTTCTTCGGGCCTGACGCTTCCGCTGTGAAATCGGTCACCATTCATGCGGACACAGTGTACACCCACCTAGATGTTGGATTGAAGAAACCGGTTCGGATTATAACTCGCAACTTCTGGGTGAAGGAGGGCCAGATTTTTCCGAGTTACGGTAGTGGGTTTGGTTGCAGATTCGAGTACGTTAAAACCTTGCATGGTGAAAGGAACTTGGTTTACATTCAGATTGGGTTGTTCCAGGTATTTACACAGAATGTGCAGTTTAAGAAGTTTTGTGGACACCAGGAGGGCTTGGCGCAGAGTTTGGTCAGATTCACTGGTCTGTTGCCTGATTATAACACACTCCAGGCGACGGTGCAATGCGCACAGATGATTGGCGACAGCGTGGAGGAGATTACCAAACATTCTCTCCCGATGTTGAAAAGCGTCATTGCTTTTGCCTCGTCTCCTGGGACTGCTACCATCCCTCGTTTTAATGTTGTGCTCAACGAAGCTTTGATGATTCAGCAGATCTTTGACGTCAAACTACGTCATGAGGCAAAACTTATTCCGTACCTGTCTTTGAGCACGTATGATACAATTCTAACGGGACTACAAACACATGCGAATGACTACAAAAAAGCTTTAGACGACATCGCAGCGAATCTAGAGAGGATTTCGGGACAGAAATACAAATTCACTGCCTTGAACCAAGCGGCTAGTAACACACTCCAGATCGCTACCAGGGAGAAACAGGACAATGAACAGGCCTTGGAGGTTTCTAAACGAGCGCTAGAGCGCCTGAGAGCGAAATATCAAGAAATGAGAACGGAAATGATAGAGAAACAAGAAACGTTCCAGAGGGAATTGAGGAAATGGGCAAGGCGAGCTGCGATAAAATCGGCTCTTGGGATAGTGACAGGGATCGGTGGCATATTCGTAGGAGTGAGGAGTAACGATAAGGGAGCTATCTTAGAAAATACCGGCTCCTTGGCAGGGTCTCTGATGGATTTGTATGACCTTGTAAATGCGGTTTCCGAAATCACCGAAGTCTGTCAAGACATGTTGAAGATTGTTGAAGAAAATGGTGCCACAATTAACGCGAAGGATGTGTCACAATACCTTGAAGATTTAGAAGCGGCAGCGGACCTGCAGGGGGCGCTTCCCGAATGGCAGAACATGGTCGACATTGTGGAAATAAATGTCAATTCCCCAGAGCTAAGAGAAATAAGCGGACATGCCGATTTCCATGAAGCAATTCTAAAGGTGGCCAATGTTGGTCGAGCTTTAACAAAAGAGCTGATGAGACAGAGCAGGCTCCTCATCGAGTCTTACTCAAAGAGCCTCCGGGAGCAACTGGCGGTCGAGTTCAACAACTTGGTAGCCTCCGAGGTTAATGGCATCACGTCTTCCTATGATGATACGTACCAATTGGAGTGGGGATTAAAGGGACAGGCGTTCCAG GTCAGAATGCTCCTCATCGAGCATCTATTCGAATACTGCAGCGCCAAGTTCTACTTTCAATTTACGGACTGCGCAGACGACGTCCAGCCTTTTGTTGACGATTCTCTCGGCGCGTTGATTGGTAAGATTGCAAAGGCAAAAGTCAACCAGATCACGAATATGGTCAATATTGCTGGCTCCAGTGACTTTAAGGAGACCGTGGTGTTGAAAGACGAG ACTATATGCCGGACGATCACAGACTGCCCAATCAAAACTCTCCAACGAGGATTCTATGCTGTGGTGAGAGTGGCTAAGACTATGGCCAACTTTGCTGACTATCAGAGGGTTCGAGTTAAGGATGTCACCGTCCTATTGAAAG GTGCAACAAGGAATGGAAGAGACATATCAATCCATATCGGCACTGTTGGAGCGTTCACTGACTATTGGGATAACCAACAATACAAATTCATCAGCGTACCTTTCAATCGGTTGTTCAAATATGAGCCTTCAA GTGACGGCCAGTCGATTGCCGGTGTCTCCATTACGGCAAACGACATCAACCAGAACCTCTTCATTAGTACCTCCCCGTTCACAGACTGGGTCCTCCAGGTCGATCCCCGAGATAACAGCGGCATCAACCTCAGTGGGATCTCCGAGATAGTTATTGAATTCAAGGGAGTGGCAAATCAGGACTAG